The Primulina huaijiensis isolate GDHJ02 chromosome 17, ASM1229523v2, whole genome shotgun sequence genome window below encodes:
- the LOC140963259 gene encoding mitogen-activated protein kinase kinase kinase 20-like yields the protein MHWIRGETLGRGGFAFVSKGITRQEDGCLSTSIPSVVAIKSSRSSESKSLVKEKKLLDLFNNCPFIIRCFGDDTTEEDGQELYNIFLEYASGGCLADIIKSGAGKGLPEPVVKHHTRSVLMALSHMHALGYVHCDIKPHNILIVKEGDEKKNVTTSVKDTAKVGDLGSALSMRGGDDEYDGGFRGTVLYAAPESITNQTYVPQSDVWSLGCTVLSMLTGKSPWKFDNPTTATDVMMTIGCSDQIPEIPKTKKISKEAVDFLKKCFVKDPRSRCTADMLLDHPFVKASNVPLAAKCSSRHHHRHHHPITSRLSHGISSLVPSCFHFDVSAAVYTS from the coding sequence ATGCATTGGATTAGAGGAGAAACTTTGGGCAGAGGGGGTTTTGCCTTCGTCTCTAAAGGCATAACCCGACAAGAAGATGGCTGCCTCAGTACTAGTATCCCATCCGTCGTCGCTATCAAATCTTCAAGATCATCGGAGTCCAAGTCTCTTGTCAAAGAAAAGAAGCTGCTCGATCTGTTCAACAATTGTCCGTTCATCATCCGATGTTTCGGGGACGATACGACTGAAGAAGATGGTCAGGAATTATACAATATCTTTCTCGAGTACGCTTCCGGAGGTTGTTTGGCCGATATCATCAAGTCCGGCGCTGGCAAAGGCTTGCCGGAGCCTGTTGTGAAGCATCACACAAGATCGGTTCTCATGGCTCTTTCACATATGCACGCACTGGGGTACGTGCACTGCGATATCAAGCCCCACAATATATTGATCGTTAAGGAAGGTGACGAGAAAAAGAATGTGACTACTTCTGTTAAAGATACTGCAAAGGTTGGAGATCTTGGAAGTGCTCTTAGCATGCGTGGCGGCGATGATGAGTATGATGGGGGTTTCAGGGGTACCGTTCTCTATGCGGCTCCGGAGTCGATAACCAATCAAACATATGTACCTCAATCAGATGTTTGGTCATTGGGATGCACCGTCTTGTCCATGTTGACTGGGAAATCGCCTTGGAAGTTTGACAACCCCACAACTGCCACTGATGTGATGATGACAATCGGTTGTAGCGATCAGATTCCGGAGATCCCCAAGACTAAGAAGATTTCGAAAGAGGCAGTGGATTTTCTCAAGAAGTGTTTTGTTAAGGATCCAAGATCAAGATGTACTGCCGACATGCTTCTTGATCATCCCTTCGTCAAAGCTAGCAACGTCCCTCTTGCCGCAAAATGCAGCAGCCGCCACCATCACCGCCACCATCATCCGATCACATCAAGATTATCTCACGGCAtcagctcattggtccccagcTGCTTTCATTTCGATGTTTCGGCAGCAGTCTATACTTCGTAA